From a single Pieris napi chromosome 7, ilPieNapi1.2, whole genome shotgun sequence genomic region:
- the LOC125050791 gene encoding zinc finger protein Xfin-like isoform X2, with product MLLEVAALPAASGGRNAARGAGGGRCCRRDVRCCPPRQFAARHTTRLLLLRARRNISPARTLETGSQFIEKEMVNCNSDSNEATSSEIAAKGDMQLQNVTTEDSKKHCRKIPRPIPQLIPLTSTPNPKTQTGEPPAKKLKEDTETTENSIVKHDNQTMDVSLTPVVNIPGKERKKNESFFDRLKERILTETGEDGSLICKNCGFESKCLSEHSVHENNCVTNRSSTNTLLPNLGSTRCQNCRHRCKSSADLVIHLKTCGKDMKRSDAKHEDIQNQDSNETSNITEKEIEPHPMENVVFVWNNINTDSNKFDTPLDININDDSTMPENKFLDSEIVDDNEAMNLSPSQAVGKRVFKCPHCLFWASTASRFHVHIVAHLNRKPFECSLCKYKSNWRWDITKHIKLKSARDPDHAEAQVLMTDETGRRNYSKYNKFLAMPVLNDKGENEFHYIDPNTPLDASLDDENLYEGNDNVNTSYESGQPLNLQTLNQNRFDNDNSMKKAKKTIWKCKKCNYKDSSKDALLEHVREHARAEENDKSQVKKAETVIDPADLAYRCGHCNQLSNWKHVIQRHCRLKHDGIINVITTLKPKPDPNAPSNEMNGDMCTKCPFKTNDKNSLMVHLQNHQPSPHSIFKCYFCPYFVKDEQELIQHLVLHGVNDPEEYISKALGSKSPLPDPFNSQLNLNISAVAKRHKCNECPYETNSKSQFMYHEQFHRLSSADTPYQCSQCNYSVSKRHLLSQHLRVHAGQRKSESDIDLDSNDSDDLPYVWVSAKDEFHKMYKCRYCSYVNARKCEILYHEQIHFVVFENCDITIYKCLECKLTCSTKLQLANHSKTHSEIYGRIYCLVDFDIPDEEQIAKLRKVLEAEKHNKTDDLPREDAVWGERKEIKTMYFCHKCPARFFSENELNIHSKFHDSTFPHKCKTCEFSVLHESELMEHNFVHTDEYNTKTKMLKFIHNLHPDYKAPRVQFIHCPVSSEGSWVVSKIITIVEYTETTTKKHSEQKHTPKQYPCKECPAKFFKSSALNYHVGLHGGEGDHKCKKCSYTVKNIGNLAKHELLHETEGKAPAGDYESGDDMDYKNVPLSGTDLFQRKTEAQKRVLTDKDKLVRPNDHFPPVLQADPQFGYLMHGNPEFIYPTYLKNGRQKEKRYKCHKCPSAFEKREQYKIHLSLHGSKQRYKCEICDYSVKYYANYVQHMRKHQMNDEAQAERKKSMDGFTENEGDVSKTSKVDDKGEQIKLAIKTMPTRVKSDFQQFSVSDQQTLRLLQRRRSVTTNEAIQNDTSPTKDRKMHMCLLCPYTNQRQDALHNHYKRHGDNDVYGSNHRCSFCDLVVIQSHFLREHFKTHFNYMKNLTPECFIANEDVKFTVKYEDDENIEPSDIKLDMQKRTPLSDENKIFVKIQTGEVVD from the exons ATGTTATTGGAAGTGGCGGCTCTCCCGGCTGCTTCGGGCGGTCGGAATGCAGCGCGGGGTGCGGGCGGGGGCCGCTGCTGCCGCCGCGACGTTCGCTGCTGCCCGCCTCGCCAGTTCGCCGCGCGCCACACGACACGACTGTTGTTATTACGAGCGCGCCGCAACATCTCTCCCGCCCGCACGCTG GAAACGGGGTCtcaatttattgaaaaagaaaTGGTTAACTGCAATAGTGATTCAAACGAAGCCACCTCATCAGAAATTGCAGCCAAGGGCGACATGCAACTTCAAAATGTTACTACAGAAGACTCTAAGAAACACTGCAGAAAGATACCTCGGCCGATACCACAACTGATTCCATTAACTTCCACTCCAAACCCAAAAACACAAACAGGTGAACCACCCGCGAAAAAACTCAAAGAAGATACAGAAACAACTGAAAATTCTATTGTTAAACATGATAATCAGACAATGGATGTTTCATTAACGCCGGTTGTCAACATACCAGGAAAGGAACGTAAAAAGAACGAATCGTTTTTCGATAGATTAAAGGAACGTATACTCACTGAAACGGGGGAAGATGGGTCTTTGATATGCAAAAATTGTGGATTTGAAAGCAAATGTTTGTCCGAACATTCGGTTCACGAAAATAATTGTGTCACAAATAGAAGCTCAACCAATACATTACTTCCAAATTTAGGTTCTACAAGATGTCAGAATTGTCGACATAGGTGTAAGTCTAGTGCAGATTTagtaattcatttaaaaacatgtgGCAAAGATATGAAGAGAAGTGATGCAAAACATGAAGACATACAAAATCAAGATAGTAATGAAACATCAAATATAACTGAGAAGGAAATTGAACCACATCCAATGGAGAACGTTGTATTCGTttggaataatataaatacagattCGAACAAATTCGACACGCCGCTTGATATTAACATCAACGATGATTCAACAATGccagaaaataaatttcttgaCTCAGAAATTGTTGATGACAATGAAGCTATGAATCTATCACCGAGCCAAGCAGTTGGTAAGAGAGTTTTTAAATGTCCCCACTGTTTGTTTTGGGCATCAACTGCGTCACGATTTCACGTGCATATCGTTGCgcatttaaatagaaaaccaTTCGAATGTTCACTGTGTAAATACAAGTCCAATTGGCGTTGGGATATCACAAAacatataaaacttaaatcaGCAAGAGATCCTGACCACGCCGAAGCACAAGTACTGATGACAGACGAAACAGGTCGGCGTAATTATAGCAAGTATAACAAATTCTTAGCTATGCCAGTCTTAAATGATAAAGGAGAGAATGAATTTCATTATATCGATCCTAATACTCCGCTGGATGCCAGTTTGGATGATGAAAATCTTTATGAAGGCAACGATAACGTGAATACTTCATATGAGAGTGGACAACCACTTAATCTGCAAACGTTAAATCAAAATAGATTTGACAATGATAACTCTATGAAAAAGGCGAAGAAGACTATTTGGAAATGCAAAAAGTGCAATTACAA GGATTCGTCAAAGGACGCGTTACTGGAACACGTTCGAGAACACGCGAGAGCTGAAGAGAACGACAAGTCTCAAGTGAAGAAAGCAGAAACCGTAATAGATCCGGCTGATTTGGCATATAGATGTGGACATTGCAATCAGTTGTCGAATTGGAAACATGTTATACAA AGACACTGCCGCTTGAAGCACGACGGAATTATCAACGTTATTACAACACTGAAGCCCAAACCAGACCCGAACGCACCGTCGAACGAAATGAACGGTGACATGTGCACTAAATGCCCATTTAAAACTAACGACAAGAATTCGTTAATGGTCCATCTACAAAACCATCAACCCTCGCCACACTCTATATTCAAATGTTATTTCTGCCCCTATTTTGTTAAAGACGAGCAAGAACTCATTCAACATCTCGTATTACATGGAGTAAACGATCCAGaagaatatatttcaaaagcgTTGGGAAGTAAGTCACCTCTACCAGACCCATTCAACTCCCAACTCAATCTCAATATATCGGCTGTAGCGAAGCGACACAAATGCAATGAATGTCCGTATGAAACTAACAGCAAATCTCAATTTATGTACCATGAACAATTTCATCGACTATCCTCCGCTGATACGCCGTATCAGTGTTCACAGTGCAATTACAGTGTATCTAAAAGGCATTTGCTTAGTCAGCATTTACGAGTCCACGCTGGACAGAGAAAGAGCGAGTCGGACATAGATTTGGATTCCAATGATAGTGATGACTTACCATATGTATGGGTATCGGCTAAGGACGAGTtccataaaatgtataaatgtcGATATTGTTCATACGTAAATGCAAGAAAATGTGAAATACTTTATCATGAACAGATACATTTTGTCGTCTTTGAAAACTGTGATATCACTATATATAAATGCTTGGAGTGCAAGTTGACTTGTTCAACTAAATTACAACTCGCTAATCACTCAAAAACACACTCTGAAATATACGGCCGAATCTACTGTCTTGTAGACTTTGATATTCCTGATGAGGAACAAATCGCTAAATTAAGAAAAGTCCTCGAAGCAGAGAAACACAACAAGACTGATGATTTGCCCAGAGAAGACGCCGTGTGGGGCGAACGCAAAGAAATCAAAACTATGTACTTCTGTCACAAATGTCCGGCAAGATTCTTCTCTGAAAACGAACTTAATATTCATTCTAAATTCCACGATTCGACCTTTCCACATAAATGCAAAACTTGTGAATTCTCCGTACTCCATGAAAGTGAATTGATGGAACATAATTTTGTTCACACAGATGAATATAACACGAAGACCAAAATGCTGAAATTTATACACAACTTACATCCAGATTACAAAGCTCCTCGGGTACAATTCATTCACTGTCCAGTCTCTTCTGAAGGGTCCTGGGTTGTTTcgaaaataattactatagtTGAGTACACGGAAACTACCACTAAAAAACACTCCGAACAAAAACATACTCCTAAACAGTACCCGTGTAAAGAATGTCCTGCAAAATTTTTCAAGAGTTCTGCATTGAACTATCATGTGGGCTTACACGGAGGTGAAGGAGACCATAAATGCAAAAAATGTAGTTATACTGTGAAAAATATTGGTAATCTCGCAAAACATGAACTCTTACACGAAACTGAAGGTAAAGCACCAGCAGGTGACTATGAGTCTGGAGATGACATGGACTATAAGAATGTTCCCCTGTCGGGAACAGATTTATTTCAGCGGAAAACTGAGGCTCAAAAACGAGTACTTACCGATAAAGATAAGTTAGTAAGGCCCAATGATCACTTCCCTCCTGTTTTACAAGCTGATCCACAATTCGGCTACCTGATGCACGGAAACCCGGAATTTATCTATCCAACTTATTTAAAGAATGGTAGACAGAAAGAAAAAAGATATAAGTGTCACAAATGTCCATCTGCGTTTGAAAAACGTGAgcaatataaaattcatttatcaTTACACGGTTCTAAGCAGAGATATAAATGTGAAATATGTGATTATTCAGTGAAGTATTATGCAAACTATGTTCAACACATGCGAAAACATCAAATGAATGATGAAGCCCAAGCAGAAAGGAAGAAAAGCATGGATGGCTTTACAGAAAACGAGGGCGATGTGAGTAAAACGAGTAAAGTGGATGACAAAGGAGAGCAAATAAAATTAGCTATCAAAACAATGCCCACGAGAGTGAAAAGTGATTTCCAACAATTTTCAGTTAGTGATCAACAAACACTGCGTTTGCTACAACGTCGTCGATCTGTTACTACCAATGAGGCCATACAAAATGATACTTCTCCTACGAAAGATCGAAAAATGCATATGTGTCTTCTGTGTCCATACACTAATCAACGCCAAGATGCTCTTCATAACCACTACAAAAGGCACGGAGATAATGACGTCTACGGAAGTAACCATAGATGCTCATTTTGCGATTTAGTCGTAATCCAATCCCACTTTCTACGAGAACATTTCAAAACACACTTCAATTATATGAAGAATCTCACCCCTGAATGTTTTATCGCCAACGAAGACGTCAAATTCACTGTTAAGTACGAAGACGACGAAAATATCGAGCCGTCTGACATTAAACTCGATATGCAGAAGAGAACCCCATTATCCgatgaaaacaaaattttcgTCAAAATACAGACAGGAGAAGTCGTCGATTGA
- the LOC125050791 gene encoding zinc finger protein Xfin-like isoform X1: MLLEVAALPAASGGRNAARGAGGGRCCRRDVRCCPPRQFAARHTTRLLLLRARRNISPARTLRTMLQQITLAPKPQVGEFATVARSLEGRMLGDASSEASSDAVDDTDLPDCKIRRNYNCSKCKFYTQNPRVYLLHARDVHFEKFKIYECPYCIYASRHNQKLMRHIKTHEDVNLTRTNESDINTIANDTVGKIERNIEDFLEEVEEVDDNNMQIDVEECNYDTNMRQIADENSTNAKSESKDTSFYSCEKCCYATHIKARYTKHVKYHSLPMIKCSVCDFRTPYKWNLDRHMRNHGGNGSFHCTMCNFTTDIKQSMTVHEINHHEQLHLGQARLNSRRNRVGGSDLNSAMDCDEESLIVKEEESCDSQDSQCVSETGSQFIEKEMVNCNSDSNEATSSEIAAKGDMQLQNVTTEDSKKHCRKIPRPIPQLIPLTSTPNPKTQTGEPPAKKLKEDTETTENSIVKHDNQTMDVSLTPVVNIPGKERKKNESFFDRLKERILTETGEDGSLICKNCGFESKCLSEHSVHENNCVTNRSSTNTLLPNLGSTRCQNCRHRCKSSADLVIHLKTCGKDMKRSDAKHEDIQNQDSNETSNITEKEIEPHPMENVVFVWNNINTDSNKFDTPLDININDDSTMPENKFLDSEIVDDNEAMNLSPSQAVGKRVFKCPHCLFWASTASRFHVHIVAHLNRKPFECSLCKYKSNWRWDITKHIKLKSARDPDHAEAQVLMTDETGRRNYSKYNKFLAMPVLNDKGENEFHYIDPNTPLDASLDDENLYEGNDNVNTSYESGQPLNLQTLNQNRFDNDNSMKKAKKTIWKCKKCNYKDSSKDALLEHVREHARAEENDKSQVKKAETVIDPADLAYRCGHCNQLSNWKHVIQRHCRLKHDGIINVITTLKPKPDPNAPSNEMNGDMCTKCPFKTNDKNSLMVHLQNHQPSPHSIFKCYFCPYFVKDEQELIQHLVLHGVNDPEEYISKALGSKSPLPDPFNSQLNLNISAVAKRHKCNECPYETNSKSQFMYHEQFHRLSSADTPYQCSQCNYSVSKRHLLSQHLRVHAGQRKSESDIDLDSNDSDDLPYVWVSAKDEFHKMYKCRYCSYVNARKCEILYHEQIHFVVFENCDITIYKCLECKLTCSTKLQLANHSKTHSEIYGRIYCLVDFDIPDEEQIAKLRKVLEAEKHNKTDDLPREDAVWGERKEIKTMYFCHKCPARFFSENELNIHSKFHDSTFPHKCKTCEFSVLHESELMEHNFVHTDEYNTKTKMLKFIHNLHPDYKAPRVQFIHCPVSSEGSWVVSKIITIVEYTETTTKKHSEQKHTPKQYPCKECPAKFFKSSALNYHVGLHGGEGDHKCKKCSYTVKNIGNLAKHELLHETEGKAPAGDYESGDDMDYKNVPLSGTDLFQRKTEAQKRVLTDKDKLVRPNDHFPPVLQADPQFGYLMHGNPEFIYPTYLKNGRQKEKRYKCHKCPSAFEKREQYKIHLSLHGSKQRYKCEICDYSVKYYANYVQHMRKHQMNDEAQAERKKSMDGFTENEGDVSKTSKVDDKGEQIKLAIKTMPTRVKSDFQQFSVSDQQTLRLLQRRRSVTTNEAIQNDTSPTKDRKMHMCLLCPYTNQRQDALHNHYKRHGDNDVYGSNHRCSFCDLVVIQSHFLREHFKTHFNYMKNLTPECFIANEDVKFTVKYEDDENIEPSDIKLDMQKRTPLSDENKIFVKIQTGEVVD; this comes from the exons ATGTTATTGGAAGTGGCGGCTCTCCCGGCTGCTTCGGGCGGTCGGAATGCAGCGCGGGGTGCGGGCGGGGGCCGCTGCTGCCGCCGCGACGTTCGCTGCTGCCCGCCTCGCCAGTTCGCCGCGCGCCACACGACACGACTGTTGTTATTACGAGCGCGCCGCAACATCTCTCCCGCCCGCACGCTG CGGACTATGCTACAACAGATCACCTTGGCGCCGAAGCCACAAGTTGGCGAGTTTGCGACCGTCGCGCGTTCCCTCGAAGGCCGAATGTTAGGTGACGCTTCCTCGGAGGCCTCGTCGGATGCGGTTGATGATACAGATTTGCCCGACTGCAAAATAAGAAGGAATTATAACTGCTCAAAATGCAAGTTTTACACTCAAAACCCGCGCGTATATCTTTTACACGCGAGGGATGTTCACTTCGAAAAATTTAAGATTTACGAATGCCCTTATTGCATCTATGCTTCACGGCATAATCAGAAATTGATGAGACACATTAAAACGCACGAAGATGTCAACTTGACCAGAACAAATGAAAGCGATATAAATACCATCGCCAACGACACGGTCGGTAAAATCGAGAGAAATATTGAAGATTTTCTAGAAGAAGTCGAAGAAGTTGATGATAACAATATGCAAATTGATGTTGAAGAGTGTAATTATGACACAAATATGCGCCAGATTGCAGACGAGAACTCCACCAATGCCAAGTCAGAATCTAAGGACACAAGTTTCTACTCCTGTGAAAAATGTTGTTACGCTACCCATATAAAAGCAAGATACACGAAACATGTCAAATATCATTCTCTGCCTATGATAAAGTGTAGTGTGTGTGATTTTCGAACACCTTACAAGTGGAATTTAGACCGCCACATGAGAAATCATGGAGGTAATGGGAGCTTCCACTGCACAATGTGCAACTTCACAACCGATATTAAGCAAAGCATGACAGTTCACGAAATAAACCATCACGAGCAGCTTCACTTAGGGCAAGCGAGGCTTAACAGTCGCCGTAATCGCGTGGGCGGCAGTGATTTAAACAGTGCTATGGATTGTGATGAGGAATCGCTGATTGTGAAGGAGGAAGAGAGCTGTGACTCGCAGGACTCACAGTGTGTGTCG GAAACGGGGTCtcaatttattgaaaaagaaaTGGTTAACTGCAATAGTGATTCAAACGAAGCCACCTCATCAGAAATTGCAGCCAAGGGCGACATGCAACTTCAAAATGTTACTACAGAAGACTCTAAGAAACACTGCAGAAAGATACCTCGGCCGATACCACAACTGATTCCATTAACTTCCACTCCAAACCCAAAAACACAAACAGGTGAACCACCCGCGAAAAAACTCAAAGAAGATACAGAAACAACTGAAAATTCTATTGTTAAACATGATAATCAGACAATGGATGTTTCATTAACGCCGGTTGTCAACATACCAGGAAAGGAACGTAAAAAGAACGAATCGTTTTTCGATAGATTAAAGGAACGTATACTCACTGAAACGGGGGAAGATGGGTCTTTGATATGCAAAAATTGTGGATTTGAAAGCAAATGTTTGTCCGAACATTCGGTTCACGAAAATAATTGTGTCACAAATAGAAGCTCAACCAATACATTACTTCCAAATTTAGGTTCTACAAGATGTCAGAATTGTCGACATAGGTGTAAGTCTAGTGCAGATTTagtaattcatttaaaaacatgtgGCAAAGATATGAAGAGAAGTGATGCAAAACATGAAGACATACAAAATCAAGATAGTAATGAAACATCAAATATAACTGAGAAGGAAATTGAACCACATCCAATGGAGAACGTTGTATTCGTttggaataatataaatacagattCGAACAAATTCGACACGCCGCTTGATATTAACATCAACGATGATTCAACAATGccagaaaataaatttcttgaCTCAGAAATTGTTGATGACAATGAAGCTATGAATCTATCACCGAGCCAAGCAGTTGGTAAGAGAGTTTTTAAATGTCCCCACTGTTTGTTTTGGGCATCAACTGCGTCACGATTTCACGTGCATATCGTTGCgcatttaaatagaaaaccaTTCGAATGTTCACTGTGTAAATACAAGTCCAATTGGCGTTGGGATATCACAAAacatataaaacttaaatcaGCAAGAGATCCTGACCACGCCGAAGCACAAGTACTGATGACAGACGAAACAGGTCGGCGTAATTATAGCAAGTATAACAAATTCTTAGCTATGCCAGTCTTAAATGATAAAGGAGAGAATGAATTTCATTATATCGATCCTAATACTCCGCTGGATGCCAGTTTGGATGATGAAAATCTTTATGAAGGCAACGATAACGTGAATACTTCATATGAGAGTGGACAACCACTTAATCTGCAAACGTTAAATCAAAATAGATTTGACAATGATAACTCTATGAAAAAGGCGAAGAAGACTATTTGGAAATGCAAAAAGTGCAATTACAA GGATTCGTCAAAGGACGCGTTACTGGAACACGTTCGAGAACACGCGAGAGCTGAAGAGAACGACAAGTCTCAAGTGAAGAAAGCAGAAACCGTAATAGATCCGGCTGATTTGGCATATAGATGTGGACATTGCAATCAGTTGTCGAATTGGAAACATGTTATACAA AGACACTGCCGCTTGAAGCACGACGGAATTATCAACGTTATTACAACACTGAAGCCCAAACCAGACCCGAACGCACCGTCGAACGAAATGAACGGTGACATGTGCACTAAATGCCCATTTAAAACTAACGACAAGAATTCGTTAATGGTCCATCTACAAAACCATCAACCCTCGCCACACTCTATATTCAAATGTTATTTCTGCCCCTATTTTGTTAAAGACGAGCAAGAACTCATTCAACATCTCGTATTACATGGAGTAAACGATCCAGaagaatatatttcaaaagcgTTGGGAAGTAAGTCACCTCTACCAGACCCATTCAACTCCCAACTCAATCTCAATATATCGGCTGTAGCGAAGCGACACAAATGCAATGAATGTCCGTATGAAACTAACAGCAAATCTCAATTTATGTACCATGAACAATTTCATCGACTATCCTCCGCTGATACGCCGTATCAGTGTTCACAGTGCAATTACAGTGTATCTAAAAGGCATTTGCTTAGTCAGCATTTACGAGTCCACGCTGGACAGAGAAAGAGCGAGTCGGACATAGATTTGGATTCCAATGATAGTGATGACTTACCATATGTATGGGTATCGGCTAAGGACGAGTtccataaaatgtataaatgtcGATATTGTTCATACGTAAATGCAAGAAAATGTGAAATACTTTATCATGAACAGATACATTTTGTCGTCTTTGAAAACTGTGATATCACTATATATAAATGCTTGGAGTGCAAGTTGACTTGTTCAACTAAATTACAACTCGCTAATCACTCAAAAACACACTCTGAAATATACGGCCGAATCTACTGTCTTGTAGACTTTGATATTCCTGATGAGGAACAAATCGCTAAATTAAGAAAAGTCCTCGAAGCAGAGAAACACAACAAGACTGATGATTTGCCCAGAGAAGACGCCGTGTGGGGCGAACGCAAAGAAATCAAAACTATGTACTTCTGTCACAAATGTCCGGCAAGATTCTTCTCTGAAAACGAACTTAATATTCATTCTAAATTCCACGATTCGACCTTTCCACATAAATGCAAAACTTGTGAATTCTCCGTACTCCATGAAAGTGAATTGATGGAACATAATTTTGTTCACACAGATGAATATAACACGAAGACCAAAATGCTGAAATTTATACACAACTTACATCCAGATTACAAAGCTCCTCGGGTACAATTCATTCACTGTCCAGTCTCTTCTGAAGGGTCCTGGGTTGTTTcgaaaataattactatagtTGAGTACACGGAAACTACCACTAAAAAACACTCCGAACAAAAACATACTCCTAAACAGTACCCGTGTAAAGAATGTCCTGCAAAATTTTTCAAGAGTTCTGCATTGAACTATCATGTGGGCTTACACGGAGGTGAAGGAGACCATAAATGCAAAAAATGTAGTTATACTGTGAAAAATATTGGTAATCTCGCAAAACATGAACTCTTACACGAAACTGAAGGTAAAGCACCAGCAGGTGACTATGAGTCTGGAGATGACATGGACTATAAGAATGTTCCCCTGTCGGGAACAGATTTATTTCAGCGGAAAACTGAGGCTCAAAAACGAGTACTTACCGATAAAGATAAGTTAGTAAGGCCCAATGATCACTTCCCTCCTGTTTTACAAGCTGATCCACAATTCGGCTACCTGATGCACGGAAACCCGGAATTTATCTATCCAACTTATTTAAAGAATGGTAGACAGAAAGAAAAAAGATATAAGTGTCACAAATGTCCATCTGCGTTTGAAAAACGTGAgcaatataaaattcatttatcaTTACACGGTTCTAAGCAGAGATATAAATGTGAAATATGTGATTATTCAGTGAAGTATTATGCAAACTATGTTCAACACATGCGAAAACATCAAATGAATGATGAAGCCCAAGCAGAAAGGAAGAAAAGCATGGATGGCTTTACAGAAAACGAGGGCGATGTGAGTAAAACGAGTAAAGTGGATGACAAAGGAGAGCAAATAAAATTAGCTATCAAAACAATGCCCACGAGAGTGAAAAGTGATTTCCAACAATTTTCAGTTAGTGATCAACAAACACTGCGTTTGCTACAACGTCGTCGATCTGTTACTACCAATGAGGCCATACAAAATGATACTTCTCCTACGAAAGATCGAAAAATGCATATGTGTCTTCTGTGTCCATACACTAATCAACGCCAAGATGCTCTTCATAACCACTACAAAAGGCACGGAGATAATGACGTCTACGGAAGTAACCATAGATGCTCATTTTGCGATTTAGTCGTAATCCAATCCCACTTTCTACGAGAACATTTCAAAACACACTTCAATTATATGAAGAATCTCACCCCTGAATGTTTTATCGCCAACGAAGACGTCAAATTCACTGTTAAGTACGAAGACGACGAAAATATCGAGCCGTCTGACATTAAACTCGATATGCAGAAGAGAACCCCATTATCCgatgaaaacaaaattttcgTCAAAATACAGACAGGAGAAGTCGTCGATTGA
- the LOC125050790 gene encoding transcription elongation factor S-II, translated as MSVQEDVLKIQKKLTKMTSDDGTGQEDALELLKALQTMAINLDVLTKTRIGMTVNALRKSSKDEEVISLCKTLIKNWKKFLSPSTQKESGSSSNSKSKKDSKDKEKKEDKEKDKKLPASFPPHSNTTDAVRLKCRELLTQALKTDVNISNSCGSPEELAEELEECIYTEFKNTDMRYKNRVRSRVANLKDPKNPTLRTNFLNGVISAAHLAKMTPEEMASDEMKKVREKFIKEAIDDAQLATVQGTKTEMLKCGKCKKRNCTYNQLQTRSSDEPMTTFVLCNECGNRWKFC; from the exons ATGAGTGTTCAAGAAGATGTTTtgaagatacaaaaaaaattaacaaagatGACTTCTGACGATGGCACG GGTCAAGAAGATGCACTAGAGTTATTAAAGGCTTTACAAACAATGGCTATTAATTTAGATGTCTTGACCAAAACAAGAATTGGAATGACAGTGAATGCATTAAGGAAATCCAGCAAGGATGAAGAAGTTATTTCTCTTTGCAAAACTCTTATTAAAAACTGGAAAAAATTTCTGTCACCAAGCACACAAAAAGAATCTGGAAGTTCATCTAACTCAAAATCCAAAAAAGATTCAAAGGATAAGGAAAAAAAGGAGGACaaagaaaaagataaaaaattacctgCATCATTCCCTCCTCACTCTAATACAACTGATGCTGTACGTTTAAAGTGTCGAGAACTACTCACTCAGGCCCTTAAAACTGATGTGAACATTTCAAATTCATGTGGTTCTCCTGAAGAACTTGCTGAGGAACTTGAAGAATGCATTTACACAGAATTTAAAAACACTGACATGAGATATAAGAACAGAGTAAGATCGAGAGTTGCTAACTTGAAAGATCCTAAAAATCCAACTTTAAGGACAAACTTTTTGAACGGAGTAATTTCAGCAGCTCACCTTGCAAAAATGACTCCAGAAGAAATGGCCAGCGATGAAATGAAAAAGGTCCGTGAGAAATTCATTAAAGAGGCAATTGACGATGCTCAACTTGCTACAGTACAGGGAACTAAGACAGAGATGTTAAAATGTGGCAAATGCAAAAAGAGAAATTGTACATACAACCAGCTTCAAACAAGGAGTTCTGATGAACCAATGACTACATTTGTACTCTGCAATGAGTGTGGTAATCGCTGGAAGTTCTGTTAA